A stretch of Lathyrus oleraceus cultivar Zhongwan6 chromosome 6, CAAS_Psat_ZW6_1.0, whole genome shotgun sequence DNA encodes these proteins:
- the LOC127098380 gene encoding phosphoenolpyruvate carboxylase kinase 1, which yields MCETLKTNYQLSDEIGRGRFGTIYRCFHPSSAVPQACKVIDKSLLSDSTDRECLQNEPKFLSLLSPHPNILQIYDVFENDDFLSIVLELCQPLTLLDRIVSNPFTEQQAASLIKKLLEAVVHCHRLGVAHRDIKPDNILFDSNDNLKLADFGSAEWFGDGRTMSGVVGTPYYVAPEVLLGRDYTEKVDVWSVGVLLYIMLSGIPPFYGDSATEIFEAVIRANLRFPSRIFRSVSSSAKDLLRKMICRDASKRFSAEQALRHPWIVSGGETTNQD from the exons ATGTGCGAAACCCTAAAAACCAACTACCAACTCAGCGACGAGATCGGACGTGGGCGTTTCGGCACCATTTACCGGTGCTTCCACCCTAGCTCCGCCGTACCTCAAGCCTGCAAAGTCATCGACAAATCTCTCCTCTCCGATTCCACCGATCGTGAGTGTCTTCAAAACGAACCGAAATTCCTCTCTCTCCTTTCACCTCACCCTAACATCCTTCAAATCTACGACGTTTTCGAAAACGACGATTTCTTATCCATCGTTTTAGAGCTTTGTCAGCCTCTCACTCTCCTCGATCGCATCGTTTCGAATCCTTTCACCGAACAACAGGCGGCGTCTCTCATCAAAAAGCTTCTCGAAGCCGTTGTTCACTGCCACCGTCTCGGTGTAGCGCACCGTGACATCAAGCCGGATAACATTCTCTTTGATTCTAACGATAATCTAAAATTAGCTGATTTTGGTTCGGCGGAATGGTTCGGCGACGGCAGAACCATGAGCGGTGTTGTTGGAACGCCGTATTACGTGGCGCCGGAGGTTCTTTTAGGAAGAGATTACACAGAGAAAGTTGATGTGTGGAGTGTTGGTGTGTTACTGTACATAATGTTGAGCGGGATTCCTCCTTTTTACGGAGATTCCGCGACTGAAATTTTTGAAGCTGTTATTAGAGCGAATCTGAGGTTTCCGTCTAGAATCTTCCGTTCCGTTTCATCCTCTGCCAAGGATCTGTTGAGAAAAATGATTTGTAGAGATGCTTCCAAAAGATTTTCTGCAGAACAAGCCTTGA GACACCCTTGGATAGTGAGTGGAGGAGAAACAACTAATCAGGATTGA